In Juglans microcarpa x Juglans regia isolate MS1-56 chromosome 4S, Jm3101_v1.0, whole genome shotgun sequence, a single window of DNA contains:
- the LOC121263163 gene encoding extensin-1-like isoform X1 — MAINRDSTIPPPMIGKIGPYTVFMTPPSTPKPSQPPVLDSPKKIFTPPPVLDSPKKIFTPPLVLDSPKKIITPPPVQPPPHQFHKSTESVASNGSVLGFFKNAATKVQNAHSSLDGHLARWFGLNQSKYQWALDDYYESKGSEKGEANAKDIPSKAQSV; from the exons ATGGCTATCAACCGAGACTCCACCATTCCGCCTCCTATGATCGGCAAAATCGGACCCTACACTGTGTTCATGACCCCACCTTCGACCCCGAAGCCTTCTCAGCCACCGGTCTTGGATTCGCCCAAGAAGATCTTCACTCCGCCACCGGTCTTGGATTCGCCCAAGAAGATCTTCACTCCGCCACTGGTCTTGGATTCTCCCAAGAAGATCATCACTCCGCCACCGGTGCAGCCTCCTCCTCACCAGTTCCACAAGTCCACTGAGTCCGTTGCGTCCAATGGGTCTGTCTTGGGGTTCTTCAAGAATGCCGCTACCAAGGTGCAGAATG CGCATTCGAGTTTGGATGGCCATTTGGCGCGCTGGTTTGGGTTGAATCAGTCAAAGTATCAATGGGCGCTAGACGACTATTACGAGAGCAAGGGCTCG GAAAAGGGGGAAGCAAATGCCAAAGATATACCAAGCAAAGCACAGAGTGTGTAA
- the LOC121263163 gene encoding pre-mRNA 3'-end-processing factor FIP1-like isoform X2 — protein sequence MAINRDSTIPPPMIGKIGPYTVFMTPPSTPKPSQPPVLDSPKKIFTPPPVLDSPKKIITPPPVQPPPHQFHKSTESVASNGSVLGFFKNAATKVQNAHSSLDGHLARWFGLNQSKYQWALDDYYESKGSEKGEANAKDIPSKAQSV from the exons ATGGCTATCAACCGAGACTCCACCATTCCGCCTCCTATGATCGGCAAAATCGGACCCTACACTGTGTTCATGACCCCACCTTCGACCCCGAAGCCTTCTCAGCCACCGGTCTTGGATTCGCCCAAGAAGATCTTCACTCCGCCACCG GTCTTGGATTCTCCCAAGAAGATCATCACTCCGCCACCGGTGCAGCCTCCTCCTCACCAGTTCCACAAGTCCACTGAGTCCGTTGCGTCCAATGGGTCTGTCTTGGGGTTCTTCAAGAATGCCGCTACCAAGGTGCAGAATG CGCATTCGAGTTTGGATGGCCATTTGGCGCGCTGGTTTGGGTTGAATCAGTCAAAGTATCAATGGGCGCTAGACGACTATTACGAGAGCAAGGGCTCG GAAAAGGGGGAAGCAAATGCCAAAGATATACCAAGCAAAGCACAGAGTGTGTAA